One Eurosta solidaginis isolate ZX-2024a chromosome 1, ASM4086904v1, whole genome shotgun sequence genomic window, acctggcatcacTGACTAAACCCTCCGCGACCCTATTTAAAACTtggacatcccaaatgtcgaccattttgaacatccacgtcgatggcactacgctaccgactgtcctacaccccaaaatcttgggtgtgacgtttgatcaggatctacattttggtgagcacgcagccgcaattgttccgaaaatccagagccgtaataaaatcctcaaatctcttgctggcagtacttggggaaaagacaaagaaacgctcattaccacatacaaagcaattggccagccgtttgcgtgctacgcgtcccctatatggtcgccaagcctaaaaactacccactggaagaagctacaggcctgccaaaatactgcgctcagaaccgccacgggctgtcttcttatgtccccagaacaccatctacataatgaggcgagaatactccccatcagggagagaaatgagatgcgaaccaaacagttcttgttgaatacccagaaacctgggcatcccaacagacatctgattgatgagccagcaccgcctagggacttaaggagtcatctccgtaaacgttttgaggaaatacggcacctgagaactcagccgtatgaaacaaaaaaacacaagcaggtccttggtgaactccacaaacaggcgccggacctttatgccgggaattgcccggtgaagcCAGTACTCTGGGAACAGTAccgaaaacttgcggaagagggacgcatactccccagggaaacgcgagtcactccggctcaacttcgttctggatactgtaacaggttaaactcttgtatatcaagaatcaaccccgacatacaaaatgtatgccccgcttgcaatgtgtccccacatgacaccaaccatctgttgttgttgtagcgattaggttactccctgaaggctttggggagtgttatcgatgtgatggtcctttgtcggatacagatccgatacgctccggtaacacagcaccattaaggtgctggcccaaacatctcgggaacgatttatatggccacattgaaccttcaggccatccctcccttcccacccccaagttccatgagaagcttggggtcgccagagcctcgtctgttagtgaaacggattcgccgctcgaaggtgagggtgacaatttggttggagaagctatatattgcgctacacaaccccttgaatccatctttttaattgtaatgtggaaccaacgcctctaacacccctttcattatggtccacccctgtcgaaacagcaagtttccttggactcccgttagaggatatggatgacaatttgtgatcggtcggagCTATTAGGAGgggtgctacaacaacaacaggtctgGTAGAAGTATACTTCAAAATTATGGACGATTTGTTGAGCTTAACCAAAAATGGTACAATTGCCAAAAAAAGAAACATAGTTGAACTAACTGAAGGTAGAGGCCGACATAAAAACTGTTCCGAAGAGAGAGTTCATACGTTGTGTCGGATCACTGCGGGAACAGCGCTATTTGATGGTGTGGTCTATTCTATTCAATAATTCGACGGATCGTGTGACCAATTTAAATAGCAAATCTTAGAGCTCCTTTCAGGGAGAAATTCTTGAATAAGAGGCTTTGAAAGAACCTGTAGTTGTCACATTAGGCCGCTTTATCCGGGAAGTATAAAACGAGGAGGTTTCCAAGTAGCGTCGACATCTTCCAGTTGTTTTTTCAAAAATACTTTGCAAATGCCTTTTCCATTTGAATTCTTCGTTATTTTTAAAGAAGTCCTTAAAAACAAGGCCTAAATGTTTCGGTGCGACTGCTGCAATACCTAGAGAGAAAAATGGACGAAGCAAAAGTTACCAGGAATGGGCTGTGCTCAGGAACCCAATAAGCTTTAGCCTTCAATGTAGGTGCAGAAGCAATGCGAGATATGACAGTTTGAGAataattgttttcaaaaaatttttttacatatatacatctTATTTTAACTTATATTATTACACATTATTTAAACTGTACACACATATCAAACAGtttaaattaatcgataacttgaATGGTACTTATCATAACGCAATAATAAAGGTGATTCATcaacctaaaaaaaaaaacgaaatgcgccataacctccgaagagatttaatgccgagcttctctcccactttgcgtcgtgctttttaatctttcctacaaattggcggaacgggacctacttgttttatgctgactctgaacggcatctgcaaggcggatgaactttcactgagagctttccatagcagaaatacactcagagtgcttgtcaaacactgccgaggggcgacttcgcttagaaaaatgttattctaattgaaaaaacttgtttctaaaaatttCTGAAATCCAATTTACATATTCTGAAATTTGCTTAGTCTTTCTGAAATCCAATTTTGAAATTCAATTCCTTTCTGAATTCCTATTAACATATTCTGAAAGCCAACTATCATTTCTTAAGTCCAAACGACAGTTTCCAAAATCCTGGTACCTTTTTTGAAATACAATTACCCCCTTCTCATTTCAATCTGGAAAAGGTGCAGTTTAAATATGCTAtttttcattagaaaaaaatttaatgataaaGTCGCAAACTCGTCGAATTACAAGCAAATTAAAGTGTGCACTTTCTTTTTGGAACAGTCCTTAATAGTGTTTCAATTGACATCTATAAAATTATCCTAggcaaaacttaatttttttgctCTTGGTTGATACATACGGAAACTCCCATATGTAATACATCTAAAAATACCttaatacaattttaaaagttatttgccGCACCACTTTTTGCAAGTATCTCTAAAATGTATTAGTATGAACGTATTTTAAATGATAATCCAAGTTTGGTTGAGCACTGAAAATTTGTCCGCATATATTGCACGACTTCTTGCTGCTTTCGTCGACTTCATCATATTCTGTAAAGTTGTTTATTGTCAAAGACTTCAGGATAACATCATGTTCTTTCTCCATATGTTTATTAAGATGATCCTTTACGGTAAACACTTGTTCACATATTATACAATTAAATTTCGATTCTTGCGGTGGTGTTTTCGGTGGAGCGTATGTTGATTCATCATTCTCCTGTGATGATATTTGCTGTTGCGGTTGCTTCACTTCACTAGATTCCACAGCTTCAGGATGTGTACGTTTATGAATTTTGAGAGTATATTTTTCGGTAAATGTTTTGGAGCAATAATCGCAGCTATAACGTGGTCGATCCGCACGGTGAGTTATCATATGACGACGGTAAGTACGTTTTGTCTTGAATACCTGAGTACATATGTCACACTGCAGGGGTTGCTCTTCAGCTTCGTGCTGAAGTTTATGGTTGTATAAAACAGTCGTTTGTGAAAAACAAAGACCGCATTTGTCACATTGGTATTTTCTTGAATCGTAATGGGCTTCCATATGACGAATGACGCTCATTTTCGAGGTAAATTCTTTGCCACAATCCCGACATTGATTCTCATTTTTACCTTCGTGAGTATTCATATGCAACTTAACATAGTCTTCATTTCTATGGCTGTAGGGACACAATTCGCAAGTAAATTTTTTATGTACGTTGGATACATGCTTGTGCAAATTTTGTTTCGTACGAAATTTCATTGCACAAAAGtcgcattttattttatattcacgaTCCTTCCGAGGTCTACCAATTATAGCTTCAGtcctatcatcatcatcatccataGCATCATCTATGGTTCTTTCGATTTCATTGTCCGATACATCTGCATCATCAAAAAAGTGGTCATCAGTAAGCTCATCCAAAGCACTCGTGTCTGGAATAATATCATTTTCAAAATCCGAGTCAAATCCTGTAATGGCCTTGTCGATTAAATCTAGAAGAATACGCTGTTTCTTTAGCGCTTTCATAAGATATGTGTCGTATTCTACTATTTCAAAATGGCAAGACGAACAAACCGATTCGCCTGTGGCAATGTGTAGTTCTGAATTAGCGTGTTTAGCCAAATAAAGCAATACCTCTCGAAAGGATTTTTTTGATGTTGGGCATGTACTATTGTCGATGTGCTTTTTATCCCGAGGTGCTGCAATTTTGCGTCGACACAGAAAACATCTTACCCGACTTATTTCTGTCAGGAGTGTAGCCATTTTAAAATAGTAATAGATATTTCTTACTGGATTTTGCCTACTTTTCACCAAACGTACaaatcatagtgtacctataccaagtgtgttcactaagcgataaacgtcaaaactacaaacagcttcgctcacctgatggaaatctcaggtctagagtcgcattttccctgcaaaaacgctccacgtcattttactagtcattttacggtcattgtgactttctgcagcggttatattcatagtcacgtttgcatgggcgtgatgaacttttgtgaccaaattttccgtttcgttcctattaatgtgatcgtgcattccgctcccacttataggatgtgagcatagcactgtgctgctcacacacgtcacaatgctcgtcaaatggcggtcatttttccgtcatttcactctacattttcgagccatttgacaatcaattttactgcggttttaccatttatataaccgccatataacgtgaattttacctgcagatttactttacctggagcagccatatgaataaaatatgaaccaaaaaaattgaattttcaatatttattattttcaatattattatatatgtacatgaaattggaacttatattaatccagttcatataaaacagaagaactttaataataaataaactcgcttaattggtttttgttttccaatctcttctaagcgagcaaaaaaataatattaagctttagaaaaaactccaattatttgaataatatacaacttaaagcttagtagaaattcagatcaagaatattcaaaggtgtcgtggatcagattgctgtcgtaattgatgaacttaaaaatgtacgactagtaattgagtcagacttattattgttctaaatctaatcattcaagcaataattctgcaacacatagcaggagtattgattggtttcaaatctaattccgacagcaatcgtatcacatcccttattatatatgtacgtgatattgcaacttaaattaatacaattgatataaagaaaagtaagtactttaataataacataaactctcttaattggtttttgttttccaattgaaatcttttctaagcgagcagaaaataattttaagctttagaaaaaactccaattatttgaataatctacaacttaaagcttagtagaaattcagattaggtttactcttttttcagatcaagaatattcaaaggtgtcgtagaatccgattgctgtcgtaattgatgaatttaaaaatgtacgacttgtaattaagtcagacttattattgttctaaatctaattattcaagcaataattctacaacccttagcaggagtattgattggtttcaaatctaattccgacagcaatcgtatcacatcccttattatatatgtacgtgatattgcaacttaaattaatactgttgatataaagaaaagtaaatactttaataataaataaactctcttaattggtttttgttttccaattgaaatattttcctgtgcaagcacatcgctaacctgtgttggcaaaagatatgattatactgtcttcgatagatagtcggacgagccgttactcggcgaagtagagatgaccgttgtgtcggtggcagctgttacaacagcagtttctaactttacaccatccgtacagtgtgatgaatgcttcactgccttttccaattgcttggcgccagcaatttttgctgtttgtaaagctttagctgtaccctataccatcatcacggccttctcatcgattttgaatatgtgtactgtttcagtattcagacccagttcgtttggtgcaatattttcgatttgatgaatgtgtatactatccgttaggcagacaattaagtgcgttcgattcatttatatactgtgggtatttgagccgtagacgcaatggcagacattttgattctttttgaagtgtaacatttgtaaacagttgggtttctctgctgtcactatcaccactagagagctattgaagaaacgctcgaccaagataatatgttgcgatttacgcgcatagatttcttccacatatttaccatccaataccgaaatggaactgtagatgaagaaacattttataaaatttaataaaatcaaaaaatgatagttgtgctaaaatggggtaacgtattgtatgttaaagtatagcgaagtctcagcggctttgtcctggtcaaAATTGAGTTTGagtaggttttattcttcattcatagaaacatgtacgaaggtacctggtaagataataaaaatcctcaacggtttttttgcaataacttaaaaaactcatattcaaacttctgcttaacttctacatatcaatagctacctttaccacaagTAGTCACttttgcttctacgcctatgctattgtttcctacatcgatgagctttgtaataaaaaaaaaaaaacagctatctccccaatctctccagttttgtcgcctcgcgaaacctgatattgtcaccaaccaaatcattggtgaccttatttaaaacatggccgcgccaaatgtcgaccatatgacattacccagagctgtaacaaacatttaatataattcgataaatcggcagtactgggggtaaatataaatagacgtttgcatggtacgcgtctccgatatggtcgccaagcctaaaggttactcactggaagaaaatacaggcctgccaaaatgctgcccccaaaaccgctacgggctgccttcttatgtcctcggaacaccacctgcacaatgaagcgagaaaactcccaataagggaaagaaatgaaatgctaaccaaacagtttctgtagaatacccagaaacctgggcatcccaacagacatctgattgttgaTCCAACACCACTTAGGACCTTaaagagtaatctccgtaagcattatgaggaaatacgacacctgagaactcagccgtatgaagcaaaaaaacaagcaggtccatggtgaactccacaaacaggcgtcgtacctttatgctaggaattgcccggtgaagtactcaaagaacagtacccaaaacttgcggaagaggaccgcatactccccagggaaaagcgagtcactctagctcaacttcgttctgaatactgtaacaggttaaactcttacctatccagaatcaaccccgacatacaaaatgtatgccccgcttgcaatgtgtccccacatgacaccatccatctctttaattgtaatgtggaaccaacgcctctaacacccctttccttatggtccacccctgttgaaacggcaagtttccttggactcccgttagaggatattgatgacaatttgtgatcggtcgcggctattaggtggggcgacgcactgctacaacaacaacaaccatctcgggaac contains:
- the LOC137236699 gene encoding serendipity locus protein beta-like, which translates into the protein MATLLTEISRVRCFLCRRKIAAPRDKKHIDNSTCPTSKKSFREVLLYLAKHANSELHIATGESVCSSCHFEIVEYDTYLMKALKKQRILLDLIDKAITGFDSDFENDIIPDTSALDELTDDHFFDDADVSDNEIERTIDDAMDDDDDRTEAIIGRPRKDREYKIKCDFCAMKFRTKQNLHKHVSNVHKKFTCELCPYSHRNEDYVKLHMNTHEGKNENQCRDCGKEFTSKMSVIRHMEAHYDSRKYQCDKCGLCFSQTTVLYNHKLQHEAEEQPLQCDICTQVFKTKRTYRRHMITHRADRPRYSCDYCSKTFTEKYTLKIHKRTHPEAVESSEVKQPQQQISSQENDESTYAPPKTPPQESKFNCIICEQVFTVKDHLNKHMEKEHDVILKSLTINNFTEYDEVDESSKKSCNICGQIFSAQPNLDYHLKYVHTNTF